The nucleotide window AAACAAATTGAACTAAAACTTGAACGTTCTACTAGAACTCTCCGGTAATAGTTAAACTATAACCAACAATATTCCAAACTATAGAATAACAAACATCATAagaaattctaaactatagaaAATCTTAGAAAACAATAACCCACAAACCCATAAACCCATTGAGACTTTTGATAATTCATGCCCTCACCAAACTAAagcaaatattaaataaaaaggaaaaggaaaagaaaaatctCTTTGACTTACGTGACGTTTAAACAAAGCCCTAGtagtattattaattaaaaacacCAAACCTAGTGACTCATGACCACGTTACTATGTCTTCATCACCATTACCctcaccatcttcttcagcaTCGCCAACACCAACGATGAGCATCATAACCAAatcttaaaactttttttttttttttttttttgtttaacctggaGGGACTTCCACCCCCAGGGGCCAACCCCTCGGCGCGAGGCGGACCATTTGGTACTATGGGGAATTAGATACCCCAATTGCCTGGCCAGCGGTTCGAACCCGGGTGCGTATTGGAGCCGAAGCTCCCTCAACACCACCAGGCCAACCCCGCTGGTTCCAAATCTTAAAACTTGCGGAAGCTTTAATTTTGATTCCTAAAAATCGACTGCTCTGATACTAtataaagtataatataatatgaaatattattgtgttgtgatgaatatgaaaatacaagatatatatatcattaacattaacataatgttaatATTAGATAAGCTAACTTTCCTAAATTCTTAATGTAAATATGCTAAGAATATCTAGAGATTAACTTGCTCTTCAAGTCTTTCCATTTAGTCTTGAGATTCTTCATGGGTTGGGCTTCACAgacttggtccgtaagatacacatCTTCCAGCCCGAAATATCTCGAAcagttatttattatttaaacatacaaaaatttagttttgaagtttttctctattttgatgtcatttgaatgtttttgaatttgtaAGTTTTTTCCATATTTCAGTCAGACTTACTAGGAAATCTTCTGAAATCTTTAGAAGTCTTCCAAAGTTCTCCAAAATTTTACGAAGTTTTCCAAAGTCTAATGTAGTCTTCTGAAGtcattttctggcaaatttccccagatatatattaatttctaaatttctTACTatttctcactaatttatcatttttacaGGTATTTCATTACATATTTATTATCTTTCACTACTTTAAAGgtaaatctataaattttgaatatgtCTTTTTGTGTATTCTATATGTTAGATTCTAAGAATTTGTAGATTCAACATAATGTGAAtgctttatttattatttaaccatacacaattttatttttgaattttttttctcttttgatgTCATTTGAACGTTTTTGAATTTGCAGGTTTATCAGGTCTGAGTTAGATTTTAGAAGACTTCTGGGAAGACTTTCAGATTTACTGGAAAGTTTTCCAAAGTCTTCTAAagttttctgaaattttacgATGTCTTCTTAAATCTTACGAAGTCTCATGCAATCTAGTCTTCGGAAGTTAAAGTGAAGTCTTATGAAGTCTTTCGAAATCTTTTGAAGTCTTTTGAAATCTTACAAAATCTTTTAaagttttctgaatttttttgtcatttaaATGAAGTCCAAACTTATCTATGTGGTGGAATGGTCTCAAAATCCAATtgcaatagttttttttttatggtttattttatatatgattgcTATGTTTATTCTTTTAGTTGTGAATTCTTTTGTAAACTTGAAAAGATGTTAATGAAAATAATTTGGTAAATATGTTGATATGTACAATATTACTGAAGTTATTGATACTActtacaaaaatacattttaagcATTTTACCCACTTATAGCAAAACATcacaaatcaaaattttagtcaaatttactaaaattaagGAAAACGATTTCggaaaaaaattaatcaaactcACAAAATATCAAACAATACATAAGTTTCACTAGAATAGTACTTTTCGGTAAACTTCACTAAAAGTCTTACAGAAAATCTTCTTTTACCATTAtcaataacataaatttttaaaaaacttttttttaaaaaaataatgaaagaaCAAGTTAAGGGGGTATTAGTGGGAATGATATTTATAGTGATTAGTAGAGTTTTCAagtctagtgttattggtttttAGATTCTCACATTCtcattaaaatctagtgttattggtttgatgATTCTATAATTCTATACAAAAtcatttgttattcaaaaaatttagattttaatgattctacaaatctattaaaataaatgttattggGAGTTGTATTCTCAACTTTTTAActcacaaaacaaaattttgagaaTACTACGTGTTTCCTTTGAATTCTTAAAATCATTACATTACTTTACTTTCATAGATTTTCACAATATACAAAATTTTCTACAATTCtttccaaatttaaaaaaaatctcataacTTTTCAAATCAACAAActctataaaaaataaaagtcccACTAACACCCACTAAGTATTCTTTCAGAAAACATTTTCAGAAGTTTTTTCGGAATGACTTTTCCAACAACATAAGTATGTCAAATGATGGAAGAATATGTTAAAGAGAAGACTTGGTCTTATTCTTGGTCTCTTCGGATATCAATACCAAATTACCAATATTCGTAGAACAGAACCAccactttttgtttctttttctttatgtaGACTTTATTAGCTATGGAATCCAAATATATGTTATACTAAAGATGAAATTATGTAGCTCCGGAGAGTATGCTCTAATTAGTCGTGTGGGGTGTTCTTATTGAAAAGTTCTCACTCCTTATGCCCACGTTGAAGACAAACATGGACAAGAAGAAACAAGAATATTACATTATTATAGCAAACCGGCATAAACATATATAGTACATGTCATAATTAGGTCACTCATAGAATGACACATGACTTATTTTATGAGAATACACACACTTTAACTCCAAATATATTTGGTAATTATCAACATGGGAAGTAGCAGATGCACTTGTGAGCAGGGAAAACATAGTTGCAAGATCCATGTCGTGCTCCTTCAAGTCGAATGCACTGATTCTTACACTCTTTGTTGTTTCCACAAACTCCTGACCATGTCCCACTTGGCCTCTCGCACAACTTTGCTTCCACCATTGTTGGTGCTTCTGCATTCATCTCAATGTtagtgattaatatttttttaaaatatcactcATTTTACCATGCATTAGGATTCATAACTCACCAAAAGCAGCAAAGAAAACAAGAGCAGCAAAGAGAAGGGTGATCAAGGTAGCAGACTTAGCCATGACTATATaactctttttttgtttcaatgTATGTATGTTTTATGTTTAGTGTGAGGAAATAAGCCAAAGATCATCATCTATTTATAATGAAATGATAGTGGGTTAGTATTTACTTTTTCAAAGTACAATGTATTTTACCCCCACAAATTTGTGCACACGTATTATGTTCTATTAGAAAACATGAAAACGCAAGCAGCTTAATTGATAGAGAAGATAAGATGTTGACCCGTTCATTACTGATTTTCTCCACCACGTGTCTTCCTCTCTCAGGCTGTGTATCTACCTTCATAACCTTAGAGACTCAATCTCACACTCCGAGAGAGATTATAACTTTTTTGGCGCGTCCATCCAACGCGCCCCCAATTCTCTCTCGAACTCTAATCTCCTCGATCCAAATCGCCGTTCTCCCCTAGCCTCTCTGGTGCCACCTGGTGCTGTGAGAGGGCCATAAAACCTTCCGCTGTGTCTATCTCCACCTCTTCCCTTCGTTGATTTCCTCTCAGTTTGCCTCCTTGCTTGACGCCTCTGGATCTGTTGGATTCTTCCTCCAGATAGTCGGATATCAAAGCCGTCTTTGGTTTCTCTGGAGCTCCGGCGGGGTAAGAAGAGTCGGGATTATCTTAGGGCCGACCCTTAGATCCCCTGTTAGTCGCCGTTTGCGTTTGAAGTTGGGTCAACTTCGAGATCCGAGATAGCTAGAACACCAGACGCGTCGCTGCCGTCGCCGTTCTCGCCTCTTCATCTCGCTTCAGATGGCTCCTCTATCAGGTCTCTCCAAGGGTCTCAGTAGAGCTTCTCCTCTCTTTGAGTGAAAGGTGGCTATGAGGTAAGCCACCGAGGACCTCTTTCTTTAGTCCTAAGACAACAACCATGGTGATCTCTGGTTTTAGATTGGAATTTCCTTTTTGCTTTCGATATTGTTCATTGGGGTCTTGAGGACAGCCCTTAGTTACGATGTCACCTGCTTCAAGGAGGAGCCTTCTTCAACCCTGAACCATCTGATTTTAAGGAGCTTAATCGCTTCTTTTGTTCGTCAATTCCATCCTCCTGAACTCCGGTTCCTGCTTCCGTGTGACCTGAAGTCGTTTGTTG belongs to Raphanus sativus cultivar WK10039 unplaced genomic scaffold, ASM80110v3 Scaffold0158, whole genome shotgun sequence and includes:
- the LOC108832238 gene encoding defensin-like protein 3, yielding MAKSATLITLLFAALVFFAAFEAPTMVEAKLCERPSGTWSGVCGNNKECKNQCIRLEGARHGSCNYVFPAHKCICYFPC